A region of the Candidatus Cloacimonadota bacterium genome:
TAAAAACCTCGTGAATGCCCCTTCTATTAAGATGGCTTTGGAGGATTTTATTGAGTTTATTGGAGATACTCCGCTTTGTTTTCATAATGCAGGTTTTGATCTTGGTTTTCTGAACGAATCGCTGGGATCATGCAGATTATCACCAATCAAAAATGCTTATTATGATACAGTCGAGATTTCACGTATTTTCCTTCCACATCTTAAATCCCACTCGCTCGATACCGTTGCAGAATACTTCGATATTCTTAATCCGCAAGCACATAGAGCTCAGCACGACGCTCGAGCAACAGGTGAGATATTTCTAAAGCTGACTGATTTTATCATTCAATATATCGATCTCAAGCTGGTAAAACAGATCGAGGAGATCGCTTCTTTTGCCTATCAGCAGAATGGTATGCTGGACTACCTTCAAAAGATACTCGGATACCTTACAAAGATGTATCTTCAAAGGCAGGGGCAAAAGGTTCCTGAAATTCCTTTCTTCACCAGACCAAACTACCTGAATAACCTTCCAAAGAGTGAACCTCCTAGCATACTTTTTAATGAGGATGATATCCTGCAACTCTTTGAAGAGGGCGGTTCACTTGCTGAGAATTTTGGTCAGTATGAATATCGTCAAGGACAGATCGACATGGCTTCCTGGGTTACAGAAGCATACCAGGACGGCAAGATACTGCTTATCGAAGCTGGAACTGGAGTCGGCAAGTCCCTGGCATATCTGGTTCCCTCCATTTATTTTTCTAAATTTGCAAACCAACGCGTCATCATCTCCACTAATACAAAAAATCTCCAAGAACAGCTCTTTTTCAAAGATATTCCCACAATCCAGGAAACAACTGATCTCACATTCTCTGCTGCACTCCTCAAGGGTAGAACAAACTATCTATGCATGCGTAAGTGGTATAATGTTCTTTCAGATATCAACGGCTATCTGACGCAGTATGAGATGAAATTCCTGCTCAACCTGATCGTCTGGGCAGCTATGACAAAAACGGGTGATATCGAAGAGAATCAATCTTTCAAGACATATCTGAGCGGTTTATGGTCAAAAGTTGCTTCTGATGGATCTTCCTGTCATGGACGAATTTGTCCGTACCATGAGCAATGTTTCGTGATGAAGATCCGCAAACAGGCAGAGAATGCTAACCTCGTAATCATCAATCATGCATTGTTGCTTTCAGATGCGGCGAACGAATTTTCCGTTCTTGGCAATTATTCAAATCTCGTGATCGATGAAGCACATAATCTTCCCAATACTGCTGCGGTGCACTTTGGATTCGACATTACTATGCAGGAGCTTCTTAACATTACACGAAAGCTCCTCACAAAGGGTGATTTTCAATATGGGATTATTAATAATCTCAGGATCGCTATCACAAGAAGCACGCTTCCTGAAGAGAAAAAGAAGATATACAAAAGCATTCTCGATGAGTGCGAGGAGCCGATCGATATAATTGAGACACGAGGTAGAGAGCTTTTTCAATACATCACACAGATTGTCCTAACACGCGGGAGTTATAGGAAACTTCGTTTTAAGGATATGGAAGTATTCAAGCCGGTTAAAATTCCTCTTGAAGATATCAGTGCTTCCTTTGGAGAGTTGAATAAAAAACTCAAACGACTTCACTCAGCATTTCTGGATGTCAGCCCTCAAACCTTCCCGAAATATGATGAGAACATGTCTGATGTTGAGGGTGTGATTAATCAGATGGTTGAGTTGATAATCTGTTTTGATCATGTTTTCCATCCTGATTTCGAAAATTATGCATTCTGGTTGGAAACCTCAGACAATGATGTGAAATCCGATATGATACCTCATTCGTCAATCGTATGCGCACCAATCGAGGTGAATGAACCTTTGTTTAAATATTTTTGGGACAGACTCGAAACAACAATACTCACTTCTGCTACACTCGCTATCCGAAGTGAGTTCAAATTTTATAAACATCTCACCGGTCTTGAGGATGTCGATCAAACCCGCCTGATGGAATATATCGCATCTTCGCCGTTTGATTATCCAAACCAGATGAAAGTGCTCATCCCTGATTTCCTTCCTAACCCCAAAGATCCCTTCTTCCCTCCGCAGGCACTCTCTCTCGTGGAGGAAATTCTCAGTGCTCATAAACGGGGCACACTGGTGCTCTTTACATCATACAAAGACCTTGATGCCGCATACTCCGAACTCTCCTCTTCAGCAATGAAGAACGAACTAACCCTTCTTGCACAGGGAAAGAGTGGCTCACGTACGACGATTCTCAATATTTTCAGAAATGAAGAAAATTCAGTTCTACTCGGTACCAAAAGCTTCTGGGAAGGGATTGACGTGCAGGGAAAATCACTTGAAATCCTTGTGCTTTTCCGCCTACCGTTCCTTGTACCAACCGAGCCCCTTGTAGAAGCATACCTCGATAAACTAACTGCAGCCAATAAAAACTCCTTCCTTCATTATACATTGCCCATGTCGCTTTTGCACTTCAAGCAGGGTTTCGGGAGATTGATACGAAACAAGACCGATAAAGGTGTTGTTATCATTTTAGATTCACGGATTTTTTCAAAGAATTACGGCAGATACTTCATAAATGTGATGCCGTTACAACCAAACCGTGTTTCCAATCCCATGGAGATCACGGATCATATTACCAACTGGTTCTCTGAATCTTATACTACATAGGAGAATAATTTGAATTATATCAAAGCTATTATACTTATCATGTTATGTGCATTAAGCATTTCCACACCTCTGTTTTCTCAGGATAAGGTCCCTTTTGAGATTGGGGAAAAACTCATTTATAGCACATCCTTCGGTATCGTTAATGCAGGCACCTTCACAATGACCCTTAAGGACGGCGGTGAGATAATGGGACATCCATGCTACATGATCCAGACGGACTCCCGCACGAATACCGTTTTTGATCTTGTTTATAAAATCAGAGACGAAACAGAGTCATATTGGGATAAAGATCAGCATGTGGTGCGAAAGTTCGTTAAAAGAATATCTGAAGGAAGCTGGAAACAATACCGTATTCATTACTACTTTCCCGAAGATACAACCTACTATTATGTGACCTATAAAAAGGGCGGTCAGACCAAAAAGCAGAGCACCTCTCTACCCGATCCCCAGGATACATATACAATTATTTACTGGGTTCGCCTGCAGGAATTCGTTGTGGGGGATACGCTAAATCTCAATATCAGCCTGGATGGTGATAATCATCCCGTGAAATTACTCGTCGAGAAAAAAGAAACACTAAAAACTATTTTTGGTAATAAAGAATGTTACAAGATAACACCCATCATACCTGAAGAATCACAGAAAAAGTCAACGATTGTGATGGATATCTGGGTTACTGATGATGAATATAAGATCCCCGTTAAGCTCGTTATAGAGATAAAATACGGCAGCTTTACCATGTCCTTAAAAGATGCTGAAAATACAGGCTTGAGTAAAAATAAATAGTTCATGGGAAATTTCAAGGTCTCCGACTTCGATTATAAGCTTCCCGATGGAATGATCGCACAATATCCTTCCACGAAAAGGGAAGAGTCGAGGTTGATGATCGTTAACAGGGATGAACAATCCATTTCAACTGATATTTTTAAAAATATACCCAGATATTTAAGTGATCATGATCTTCTTGTTATGAATGAGACTAAGGTCATACATGCCCGACTAGTCGGCAAAAAACCAACAGGTGGAAAGATAGAGGTGCTGCTTCTTGAAGAAGTCGATGAAAACACCTGGAAGTGCCTTGTCAAACCGGGCAGGCGATTGAAGATCGGCTCAAAGATGATACTTGGTGACATCCTTTACGGTGAGATTATTCAGTGGGGAGATAAAGGAGAGCGTCTTATTCGATTTTCCTATGAAGAGGACTTCTTCAAGATCATCGAGAAAATCGGTAAAGTGCCGCTTCCTCCTTACATAAAAAGAGAAGCAATAGAACT
Encoded here:
- a CDS encoding 3'-5' exoribonuclease, with the protein product MAKQDKGYPSFEFIAVDTETTGLDAKTDNVIEIGAVHFKEGKQVGEFQTFIHIDRPLPDAIKVLTHITDKNLVNAPSIKMALEDFIEFIGDTPLCFHNAGFDLGFLNESLGSCRLSPIKNAYYDTVEISRIFLPHLKSHSLDTVAEYFDILNPQAHRAQHDARATGEIFLKLTDFIIQYIDLKLVKQIEEIASFAYQQNGMLDYLQKILGYLTKMYLQRQGQKVPEIPFFTRPNYLNNLPKSEPPSILFNEDDILQLFEEGGSLAENFGQYEYRQGQIDMASWVTEAYQDGKILLIEAGTGVGKSLAYLVPSIYFSKFANQRVIISTNTKNLQEQLFFKDIPTIQETTDLTFSAALLKGRTNYLCMRKWYNVLSDINGYLTQYEMKFLLNLIVWAAMTKTGDIEENQSFKTYLSGLWSKVASDGSSCHGRICPYHEQCFVMKIRKQAENANLVIINHALLLSDAANEFSVLGNYSNLVIDEAHNLPNTAAVHFGFDITMQELLNITRKLLTKGDFQYGIINNLRIAITRSTLPEEKKKIYKSILDECEEPIDIIETRGRELFQYITQIVLTRGSYRKLRFKDMEVFKPVKIPLEDISASFGELNKKLKRLHSAFLDVSPQTFPKYDENMSDVEGVINQMVELIICFDHVFHPDFENYAFWLETSDNDVKSDMIPHSSIVCAPIEVNEPLFKYFWDRLETTILTSATLAIRSEFKFYKHLTGLEDVDQTRLMEYIASSPFDYPNQMKVLIPDFLPNPKDPFFPPQALSLVEEILSAHKRGTLVLFTSYKDLDAAYSELSSSAMKNELTLLAQGKSGSRTTILNIFRNEENSVLLGTKSFWEGIDVQGKSLEILVLFRLPFLVPTEPLVEAYLDKLTAANKNSFLHYTLPMSLLHFKQGFGRLIRNKTDKGVVIILDSRIFSKNYGRYFINVMPLQPNRVSNPMEITDHITNWFSESYTT
- a CDS encoding DUF3108 domain-containing protein gives rise to the protein MNYIKAIILIMLCALSISTPLFSQDKVPFEIGEKLIYSTSFGIVNAGTFTMTLKDGGEIMGHPCYMIQTDSRTNTVFDLVYKIRDETESYWDKDQHVVRKFVKRISEGSWKQYRIHYYFPEDTTYYYVTYKKGGQTKKQSTSLPDPQDTYTIIYWVRLQEFVVGDTLNLNISLDGDNHPVKLLVEKKETLKTIFGNKECYKITPIIPEESQKKSTIVMDIWVTDDEYKIPVKLVIEIKYGSFTMSLKDAENTGLSKNK